In Arthrobacter sp. UKPF54-2, the following are encoded in one genomic region:
- a CDS encoding PEP-utilizing enzyme, with protein sequence MSPKSFPKPSELPVPAGAEGWEKIYPYYLVFQDKLKEQEDAKFWFCDSQHWPTVFKPFETIGGEFAVKCLGQYNARHLMIPNANGIEFRVHLGYLYMSPIPVPEDQIAARVSLFEQRVGHYFQNWEQLLKQWHVKVKGTIDEMETISFPRLPDMVPMEDILSGKGKDGSEKLLDSYDRLIQLAYQNWQYHFEFLNLGYIAYLDFFNFCKQVFPNIPDQSIATMVQGVDMELFRPDDELKQLAKLAVELRLQPHFSNTDDVDATLAAIAAAPGGDRWTAQYEAAKDPWFNFTVGNGFYGHDKYWNEHQEIPLGYIADYIRRVDDGQEIMRPVEALIAERDRIIEEYRELLEGENQALFDAKRGLAATAYPYVENHNFYIEHWTMGVFWRKIRELSRMMQAEGFWTEPDDLLYLGRNEVRDALFDLVTGWGVGAKPIGPDYWPAEIERRRGIVDALKTARPAPALNTPPEIITEPFTRMLWGITTEQVQQWLGAGEEVEGGGLRGMAASPGVVEGLARVVTDADQLSEVQQGEILVATVTAPSWGPIFGKIKATVTDIGGMMSHAAIVCREYGLPAVTGTGSGSTTIKTGQRLRVDGTKGTVQILDDEPELLVAGPGAHSHSHSHV encoded by the coding sequence ATGTCCCCGAAGTCCTTCCCCAAGCCCTCCGAGCTGCCGGTTCCCGCCGGAGCCGAGGGCTGGGAAAAGATCTACCCGTACTATTTGGTCTTCCAGGACAAGCTCAAGGAGCAGGAAGACGCCAAGTTCTGGTTCTGCGACAGCCAGCACTGGCCCACCGTGTTCAAGCCCTTCGAGACGATCGGCGGCGAGTTCGCGGTCAAGTGCCTGGGCCAGTACAACGCCCGGCACCTGATGATCCCCAACGCCAACGGGATCGAATTCCGTGTGCACCTCGGCTACCTGTACATGTCGCCCATTCCCGTTCCGGAGGACCAGATCGCCGCCCGTGTCTCTCTGTTCGAACAGCGCGTGGGCCACTACTTCCAGAACTGGGAACAGCTCCTGAAGCAGTGGCACGTCAAGGTCAAGGGCACCATCGACGAAATGGAAACCATCTCCTTTCCCCGGCTCCCGGACATGGTCCCGATGGAGGACATCCTCTCCGGCAAGGGCAAGGACGGCTCGGAGAAGCTGCTGGACAGCTACGACCGGCTGATCCAGCTGGCCTACCAGAACTGGCAGTACCACTTCGAGTTCCTCAACCTCGGCTACATCGCCTACCTGGACTTCTTCAACTTCTGCAAGCAGGTGTTTCCCAACATCCCCGACCAGTCCATCGCCACCATGGTGCAGGGCGTGGACATGGAACTCTTCCGCCCGGACGACGAGCTCAAGCAGCTCGCCAAGCTCGCCGTCGAACTGCGCCTGCAGCCGCACTTTTCCAACACCGACGACGTCGACGCCACCCTCGCTGCCATCGCCGCCGCCCCGGGCGGGGACCGCTGGACGGCCCAGTACGAGGCCGCCAAGGACCCGTGGTTCAACTTCACGGTCGGCAACGGCTTCTACGGCCACGACAAGTACTGGAACGAACACCAGGAAATCCCGCTGGGCTACATCGCGGACTACATCCGCCGCGTGGATGACGGCCAGGAGATCATGCGCCCGGTCGAGGCCCTGATCGCTGAGCGTGACCGCATCATCGAGGAATACCGCGAGCTGCTCGAAGGCGAAAACCAGGCGCTCTTCGACGCCAAGCGCGGGCTCGCCGCCACCGCCTACCCGTACGTGGAAAACCACAACTTCTACATCGAGCACTGGACCATGGGCGTCTTCTGGCGCAAGATCCGTGAACTGTCCCGCATGATGCAGGCCGAGGGTTTCTGGACCGAACCGGACGACCTGCTCTATCTGGGCCGCAACGAGGTCCGCGACGCTCTGTTCGACCTCGTGACGGGGTGGGGCGTCGGCGCCAAACCGATCGGTCCGGACTACTGGCCGGCGGAGATCGAACGCCGCCGCGGCATCGTGGACGCGCTCAAGACCGCCCGGCCGGCGCCGGCGCTGAACACGCCGCCGGAGATCATCACCGAACCCTTCACCCGGATGCTCTGGGGCATCACCACCGAGCAGGTCCAGCAGTGGCTGGGCGCGGGCGAAGAGGTTGAGGGCGGCGGCCTGCGCGGTATGGCAGCCTCACCCGGCGTCGTCGAGGGCCTGGCACGCGTCGTCACCGACGCGGATCAGCTCTCCGAGGTCCAGCAGGGCGAGATCCTCGTCGCCACCGTCACGGCACCGTCCTGGGGACCGATCTTCGGCAAGATCAAGGCCACTGTCACCGACATCGGCGGCATGATGAGCCACGCGGCCATCGTGTGCCGCGAATACGGGCTGCCGGCCGTCACCGGGACCGGTTCCGGGTCCACCACGATCAAAACCGGCCAGCGGCTGCGGGTGGACGGCACCAAGGGCACCGTCCAGATCCTCGACGACGAACCCGAACTGCTGGTGGCCGGACCGGGCGCCCATAGTCACAGCCACAGCCATGTCTGA
- a CDS encoding HD domain-containing protein produces MTTPKTPVAEAGPANPASDHPEAPDSATVDPAAARFAAAYPVRPVPATGPVDTAPIATTPAALAELDGLWRAVVHETRTRGNDIHLPISLAFAERLCRAYPDADAELVRVATLLHDTGWAHVDESRIISEGFAGDWRKAAIRYEHEKQGCDVARRVLPDLGYDADFIERICAIIDGHDTRPEAHSLEDALMRDADRLWRFDQAGIALASSWFGMDPATYTDRLATEIVPELITQAAHDMAAADLNRSTALLKTAVIR; encoded by the coding sequence ATGACCACCCCCAAGACCCCGGTTGCCGAGGCCGGCCCTGCCAACCCGGCATCCGACCATCCCGAGGCCCCTGATTCCGCAACTGTTGATCCCGCGGCTGCGCGCTTCGCCGCCGCGTACCCGGTCCGGCCCGTCCCGGCGACGGGACCGGTGGACACTGCCCCGATCGCCACCACCCCGGCGGCGCTCGCGGAACTCGACGGACTCTGGCGGGCCGTGGTGCACGAGACCCGCACCCGCGGCAACGACATCCACCTGCCGATCTCGCTCGCCTTCGCCGAGCGGCTGTGCCGCGCCTACCCCGACGCCGACGCCGAACTGGTCCGGGTCGCCACCCTGCTGCACGACACCGGCTGGGCCCACGTGGACGAATCCCGGATCATCTCCGAGGGCTTCGCGGGGGACTGGCGCAAGGCCGCCATCCGCTACGAACACGAAAAGCAAGGCTGCGACGTCGCCCGCCGGGTGCTGCCGGACCTGGGCTACGACGCGGACTTCATCGAGCGGATCTGCGCCATCATCGACGGCCACGACACCCGCCCGGAGGCGCACTCCCTCGAAGACGCGTTGATGCGCGACGCCGACCGGCTGTGGCGCTTCGACCAGGCCGGGATCGCATTGGCTTCCTCCTGGTTCGGGATGGACCCGGCCACGTACACCGACCGGCTGGCCACGGAAATCGTTCCCGAGCTCATCACCCAGGCCGCCCACGACATGGCCGCGGCGGACCTGAACCGTTCCACTGCCCTGCTGAAGACCGCGGTGATCCGGTGA
- a CDS encoding PEP/pyruvate-binding domain-containing protein, with translation MDSNEYIQFFDGGIEPKLENLGGKGASLVTMTSAGMPVPPGFVVTTAQFDTFMEEAGITKHIHQLLAGLDPDDMAQVDKVSAAIREDICSRPVPPALRELTITAYESLMSRFGAPVPVAVRSSATAEDLPEASFAGQQDTYLWLDGVKAVTEHIRRCWASLFTSRAIIYRLKNGIPNEGLSMAVVVQKMANARVSGVAITMDPTNGDRSKITIDSSYGVGEMVVSGQVTPDNIMLDKVTLAVVSDHLGDKHAELVPDTAAGRLVEREVDAERRGRRSLSDAELTAVAQMAKRAEKHYKCPQDIEWALDADLPDGENLLLLQSRPETVHSSKPTVPSAVAGGGYFSGLSPAS, from the coding sequence ATGGACAGCAACGAATACATCCAATTCTTCGACGGCGGCATCGAACCCAAGCTCGAAAACCTCGGCGGCAAGGGCGCGTCCCTGGTGACCATGACCTCCGCCGGCATGCCGGTCCCGCCGGGCTTTGTGGTCACCACGGCCCAGTTCGACACCTTCATGGAGGAAGCCGGGATCACCAAGCACATCCACCAGCTCCTCGCCGGCCTTGATCCCGACGACATGGCCCAGGTGGACAAGGTCTCCGCCGCCATCCGCGAGGACATTTGCTCCCGCCCGGTTCCGCCGGCACTGCGCGAGCTCACCATCACCGCCTACGAATCCCTGATGTCGCGTTTCGGGGCACCGGTCCCCGTGGCCGTGCGGTCCAGCGCCACTGCCGAGGACCTCCCGGAGGCCTCCTTCGCCGGCCAGCAGGATACCTACCTCTGGCTCGACGGCGTCAAGGCCGTCACCGAGCACATCCGGCGGTGCTGGGCCTCGCTCTTTACCTCCCGGGCCATCATCTACCGGCTCAAGAACGGCATCCCCAACGAAGGCCTGTCGATGGCGGTCGTGGTGCAAAAGATGGCCAACGCCCGCGTCTCCGGCGTGGCGATCACCATGGATCCCACCAACGGCGACCGCTCCAAAATCACGATCGACTCCTCCTACGGGGTCGGCGAGATGGTGGTCTCCGGCCAGGTCACCCCCGACAACATCATGCTGGACAAGGTCACGCTGGCAGTCGTCTCCGACCACCTCGGCGACAAACACGCCGAGCTCGTCCCGGACACCGCGGCCGGCCGCCTGGTGGAACGCGAGGTCGACGCCGAACGCCGCGGCCGGCGCAGCCTCAGCGACGCCGAGCTCACCGCCGTCGCCCAGATGGCCAAGCGCGCCGAGAAGCACTACAAGTGCCCGCAGGACATCGAATGGGCCCTCGACGCCGACCTGCCCGACGGCGAGAACCTGCTCCTGCTGCAGTCCCGGCCCGAAACCGTGCACTCCTCCAAGCCCACCGTGCCCTCTGCCGTCGCCGGCGGAGGCTATTTCAGCGGACTCAGCCCCGCCAGCTAA
- a CDS encoding 2Fe-2S iron-sulfur cluster-binding protein produces MPTVHFTDAEGAVRDVQGNAGDSVMETAVRNGVPGIVAECGGSLSCATCHVFVREDCLPQLPPMEDMEDEMLYGTAVDREDNSRLSCQLRLTDELELFVTTPETQV; encoded by the coding sequence ATGCCAACCGTTCATTTCACCGACGCCGAAGGCGCTGTCCGCGACGTTCAGGGCAACGCCGGCGACTCCGTCATGGAGACCGCGGTCCGCAACGGCGTGCCCGGCATCGTCGCCGAATGCGGCGGCTCGCTGTCCTGCGCCACCTGCCACGTGTTCGTCCGCGAGGACTGCCTCCCGCAGCTCCCGCCGATGGAGGACATGGAGGATGAGATGCTCTACGGCACCGCCGTGGACCGCGAGGACAACTCCCGGCTCTCCTGCCAGCTCCGCCTGACGGACGAGCTCGAACTGTTCGTCACCACCCCGGAAACGCAGGTGTAG
- a CDS encoding multidrug effflux MFS transporter produces MHTPSNPGDSLSRRRKLLYILMLGALTALGPFTVDLYLPAFPALEASLGVTEAAVQLTLTGTTVGFALGQLVVGPLSDKFGRRLPLILATAVHIGASLGAALSTDIATLGLFRVLMGIGAAGGGVVAMAMVRDLFSGYAMVRMFSRMALVNGLAPILAPVIGSQLLLLMPWPGIFFFLAGYGSCVIIAALFVVRETLPREMRGTTGLTARQRYGVLFADRIFVGLLLLGGMNFGGLFTYLSASPFLFQDVYGFSPQQYGLLFGVNSLGIVAGVQTSSRLIKRVPPQWILACSTAWMFLMALLIVAFDQLGFGLWGVMVPLWFYILGAGFTFPCVQVLALAKHGAQAGTAASLLGAATFLMAGIISPVVGWLGLGSATPMGAVQAGCILLAAAALWLIVRPRTVPSIH; encoded by the coding sequence GTGCATACACCCAGCAATCCCGGGGACTCCCTCAGCCGCCGCCGCAAGCTCCTCTATATCCTGATGCTGGGCGCCCTGACGGCCCTTGGTCCGTTCACGGTGGACCTTTACCTGCCGGCGTTCCCGGCCCTGGAGGCGAGCCTGGGGGTGACCGAGGCCGCGGTGCAGCTGACGCTGACCGGCACGACGGTCGGCTTCGCCTTGGGCCAGCTGGTGGTGGGTCCACTCAGTGACAAGTTCGGGCGCCGCCTTCCGCTGATCCTGGCCACCGCCGTGCACATCGGGGCGTCCCTCGGCGCCGCCCTGTCCACGGACATCGCCACGCTGGGCCTGTTCCGGGTGCTGATGGGCATCGGCGCGGCCGGCGGCGGCGTGGTGGCGATGGCGATGGTGCGGGACCTGTTCAGCGGCTACGCGATGGTGCGGATGTTCTCGCGGATGGCGCTCGTCAACGGCCTGGCCCCGATCCTGGCACCGGTGATCGGGTCGCAGCTGCTGCTGCTGATGCCGTGGCCGGGGATCTTCTTTTTCCTTGCCGGCTACGGGAGCTGCGTGATCATCGCCGCCCTCTTCGTGGTGCGCGAGACCCTCCCCCGGGAAATGCGCGGCACCACCGGGCTGACGGCGCGCCAGCGCTACGGCGTCCTGTTCGCCGACCGGATCTTCGTGGGCCTGCTGCTGCTGGGCGGGATGAACTTCGGCGGCCTCTTCACGTACCTCTCGGCCTCGCCGTTCCTGTTCCAGGATGTCTACGGCTTCTCGCCGCAGCAGTACGGCCTGCTGTTCGGGGTCAACTCGCTGGGTATCGTGGCGGGCGTGCAGACCAGCTCCCGGCTGATCAAGCGCGTCCCGCCGCAGTGGATCCTGGCCTGCTCGACGGCGTGGATGTTCCTGATGGCCCTGCTGATTGTGGCGTTCGACCAGCTGGGCTTCGGGCTGTGGGGCGTGATGGTGCCGCTCTGGTTCTACATCCTGGGCGCCGGGTTCACCTTCCCGTGCGTTCAGGTGCTGGCCCTGGCCAAGCACGGGGCGCAGGCCGGGACCGCCGCCTCCCTGCTGGGTGCGGCGACGTTCCTGATGGCCGGCATCATCTCCCCCGTGGTCGGCTGGTTGGGCCTCGGCTCCGCAACGCCGATGGGCGCGGTCCAGGCCGGCTGCATCCTGCTGGCCGCCGCGGCCCTGTGGCTCATCGTCCGGCCCCGGACCGTGCCGTCCATCCACTGA
- a CDS encoding NAD(P)/FAD-dependent oxidoreductase has product MAAHAAAAEQTSAGPGPHAESPTRTGLLIIGASQSGVQLAVSLRALGFDEHITLLGDEDHRPYQRPALSKEFLQGAVESESLIFRSNEYWAEHNVELVKGEYIVRIDKDPDGSGVAHSASGKQFPFKRLALTVGARARKLEIDGGDLEGVLYLRNADDALALKARVGDAQDVVVIGGGFIGLEAASSLQKMGKNVTVLEFGPRLVGRAVGEETAEYFLQAHRSRGLDIRLNTSAKRFTSDDGAAVAGVELQDGTVLPAQIVLVGIGVVPNTQLAEQLGLAVDNGIVVDRFALASDGTTVAIGDCANMPNPVPGSEPGERIRLESVNNAIEHAKVAAYSLTGRREEYAGIPWFWSNQADLKLQIAGLCNGYDQTVLRRDEDRGKFSVLYYRKGQVIAADCVNAPLDFMAVKNALAKGQNIPADAAGDPATPLKTITTDS; this is encoded by the coding sequence ATGGCCGCCCATGCTGCCGCGGCGGAGCAGACGTCCGCCGGCCCAGGACCGCACGCCGAGAGCCCCACCCGCACCGGCCTGCTGATCATTGGCGCCAGCCAGTCCGGCGTCCAGCTCGCGGTGTCCCTCCGGGCCCTCGGCTTCGATGAGCACATCACCCTGCTCGGGGACGAGGACCACCGGCCCTACCAGCGCCCGGCCCTGTCCAAGGAGTTCCTGCAGGGCGCGGTGGAGAGCGAATCCCTGATTTTCCGCTCCAATGAATACTGGGCCGAGCACAACGTGGAGCTGGTCAAGGGCGAATACATCGTCCGGATCGACAAGGACCCGGACGGTTCGGGAGTGGCGCACTCCGCGTCCGGGAAGCAGTTCCCCTTCAAACGGCTAGCCCTCACGGTCGGCGCCCGCGCCAGGAAACTGGAGATCGACGGCGGGGACCTCGAGGGGGTGCTGTACCTCCGCAACGCCGACGACGCCCTGGCCCTCAAGGCCCGGGTGGGGGACGCGCAGGACGTGGTGGTGATCGGCGGCGGGTTCATCGGCCTCGAAGCCGCGTCGAGCCTGCAGAAGATGGGGAAAAACGTCACGGTGCTGGAATTCGGCCCGCGGCTGGTGGGCCGCGCCGTCGGCGAGGAGACAGCCGAGTACTTCCTCCAGGCCCACCGGAGCCGGGGCCTGGACATCCGGCTCAACACCAGCGCCAAACGCTTCACTTCCGACGACGGCGCTGCTGTCGCCGGCGTCGAACTCCAGGACGGCACCGTGCTGCCGGCACAGATCGTGCTGGTCGGGATCGGCGTCGTCCCCAATACCCAACTGGCCGAACAGCTCGGCCTCGCGGTGGACAACGGAATCGTCGTGGACCGTTTCGCGCTGGCCTCGGACGGCACCACGGTGGCGATCGGCGACTGCGCCAACATGCCCAACCCCGTGCCCGGCTCGGAACCGGGGGAGCGGATCCGACTCGAAAGCGTCAACAACGCGATCGAACACGCCAAGGTGGCGGCCTACTCGCTCACCGGCCGGCGCGAGGAATACGCCGGCATCCCGTGGTTCTGGTCCAACCAGGCCGACCTCAAACTCCAGATCGCCGGTCTCTGCAACGGCTACGACCAGACCGTCCTGCGGCGGGACGAGGACCGCGGGAAATTCAGCGTCCTCTACTACCGCAAGGGCCAGGTCATCGCCGCGGACTGCGTCAACGCCCCGCTCGACTTCATGGCGGTCAAAAACGCGCTGGCCAAGGGCCAGAACATCCCGGCCGACGCCGCCGGGGACCCGGCCACACCCCTCAAGACGATCACCACGGACAGCTAA
- a CDS encoding aldehyde dehydrogenase family protein, whose protein sequence is MTAATHDAAALAARAALSLPYTHVDDIFVDGAWIPARGTGRNPVTDPATGEVWGSVPDGTLDDVDAAVASARAAFDVGAWPRLAPSERAAYLLRIAEEVEKRAGELSLTNTRENGSPVAESGGAAANAAGIFRYFATLADYLEREDVRAFPKGGGESVVRREPIGVCALIAPWNFPINLVVIKLAPALLAGCTVVIKPASPTPLSLRVIIEAVAAAGVPAGVVNLVTGSGRLGDALVKHPGVDKVAFTGSTPVGRKIAAACGELLRPVTLELGGKSSAIVLPDADLDAMSKVLIRSSMRNTGQTCYISTRILAPASRYEEVVDMVTRTIAAGKQGDPLDPDTVFGPCATESQYRTVLEYVESGLAEGARATTGGRAAALGGGLEGGYFVEPTVFADVTPQMRISREEIFGPVICILKYDDAGGSVEEAIELANNTEFGLGGLVFGQDPEAALAVADRMDTGSVGINFFASNHAAPFGGRHDSGLGTEYGVEGLTAYLSYKSIHRKP, encoded by the coding sequence GTGACTGCCGCCACACACGACGCCGCCGCCCTCGCAGCGCGGGCCGCGCTGAGCCTGCCGTACACGCACGTGGACGACATCTTCGTCGACGGCGCCTGGATCCCGGCGCGCGGAACCGGCCGCAACCCGGTCACCGACCCCGCCACCGGCGAAGTCTGGGGCTCCGTCCCGGACGGAACCCTCGACGACGTCGACGCCGCCGTCGCCTCCGCCCGCGCGGCCTTCGACGTCGGCGCGTGGCCGCGGCTGGCGCCGTCCGAGCGGGCCGCCTATCTGCTGCGCATCGCCGAGGAAGTCGAGAAACGCGCCGGGGAACTGTCGCTGACCAACACCCGCGAGAACGGCTCGCCGGTGGCCGAATCCGGCGGGGCTGCCGCCAACGCCGCCGGCATTTTCCGCTACTTCGCCACTTTGGCCGACTACCTCGAGCGCGAGGACGTGCGGGCTTTCCCCAAGGGCGGCGGCGAATCCGTGGTCCGGCGTGAACCGATCGGCGTGTGCGCGCTGATCGCGCCCTGGAACTTCCCGATCAACCTCGTGGTCATCAAGCTCGCCCCCGCGCTGCTGGCCGGCTGCACCGTGGTCATCAAACCGGCGTCGCCCACGCCGCTGTCGCTGCGGGTGATCATCGAGGCGGTGGCCGCCGCCGGCGTTCCGGCCGGCGTCGTTAACCTCGTCACCGGGTCAGGCCGGCTGGGAGATGCGCTGGTGAAGCACCCGGGCGTGGACAAGGTCGCGTTCACCGGCTCAACCCCCGTGGGCCGGAAGATCGCGGCTGCCTGCGGCGAACTGCTGCGCCCCGTCACCTTGGAACTTGGCGGGAAATCCAGCGCGATCGTCCTGCCCGACGCGGACCTGGACGCCATGTCCAAAGTCCTGATCCGCTCCTCCATGCGCAACACCGGCCAGACCTGCTACATCTCCACCCGCATCCTGGCCCCCGCCAGCCGGTACGAGGAAGTGGTGGACATGGTCACCCGGACCATCGCGGCAGGCAAGCAGGGCGACCCGCTGGACCCGGACACGGTCTTTGGGCCCTGCGCCACGGAATCCCAGTACCGGACTGTGCTGGAATACGTTGAATCGGGGCTGGCCGAGGGCGCCCGTGCCACCACCGGGGGCCGGGCGGCCGCCCTGGGCGGCGGACTGGAGGGCGGCTACTTCGTGGAACCCACAGTGTTCGCCGACGTCACCCCGCAGATGCGGATTTCCCGGGAGGAGATCTTCGGCCCGGTGATCTGCATCCTGAAATACGACGACGCCGGCGGCAGCGTTGAGGAAGCCATTGAACTGGCCAACAACACGGAGTTCGGCCTCGGCGGGCTGGTGTTCGGGCAGGATCCGGAGGCGGCGCTGGCCGTCGCGGACCGGATGGATACCGGCTCGGTGGGCATCAACTTCTTTGCCTCCAACCACGCCGCGCCCTTCGGCGGCCGGCACGACTCCGGCTTGGGCACGGAGTATGGAGTCGAGGGCCTGACCGCTTATCTGAGCTACAAGTCCATCCACCGCAAGCCTTAG
- a CDS encoding SDR family NAD(P)-dependent oxidoreductase — translation MSDPQLDGVGQPARTVLITGAAGGLGRAFALGFGRRGYRVAVADINLEGAEQTAKLVREAGAEAAAFEADVTSLDSTEALAKSCAEFGNGSIDVVVNNAAVYAGVTRSPFEDIDPAEWDLVMNVNLKGPWLVTRAASPYLREGGRVINLSSATIFSGSEQWLHYVASKGGVVALTRVMAKELGRRGITVNAIAPGFTLTEASYGLMEDAENYGVDRGAIKRASQPEDIVGAALFLSGPDSSYYTGQTMVVDGGRQFI, via the coding sequence ATGTCTGATCCGCAGTTGGACGGCGTGGGCCAGCCTGCCCGTACCGTCCTGATCACCGGTGCCGCAGGCGGCCTGGGCCGGGCGTTCGCGCTCGGCTTCGGCCGCCGCGGCTACCGCGTGGCGGTTGCCGACATCAACCTCGAAGGCGCCGAGCAGACAGCGAAGCTCGTCCGCGAAGCCGGTGCCGAAGCGGCCGCCTTCGAAGCGGACGTCACCAGCCTCGACTCCACCGAGGCCCTGGCGAAGAGCTGCGCGGAGTTCGGCAACGGGAGCATCGACGTCGTCGTCAACAACGCCGCCGTGTACGCAGGGGTGACCCGCAGCCCGTTCGAAGACATCGACCCGGCCGAATGGGACCTCGTCATGAACGTGAACCTTAAGGGCCCCTGGCTGGTCACCCGGGCCGCGAGCCCGTATCTGCGCGAAGGCGGTCGCGTCATCAACCTCTCCAGCGCCACCATCTTCAGCGGCTCGGAACAGTGGCTGCACTATGTCGCCTCCAAGGGCGGCGTGGTGGCCCTGACCCGGGTGATGGCCAAGGAACTGGGCCGGCGGGGGATCACGGTCAACGCGATCGCCCCCGGCTTTACCCTTACCGAAGCCAGCTACGGGCTGATGGAGGACGCCGAGAACTACGGTGTGGACCGCGGCGCGATCAAGCGGGCCAGCCAGCCGGAGGACATCGTGGGTGCGGCGCTCTTCCTGTCCGGGCCGGACAGTTCCTACTACACGGGCCAGACCATGGTGGTTGACGGCGGCCGCCAGTTCATCTGA